GCGCACGTTCCTCATCCGGGAAAATGGCGTAGAACTCGATGGGATGGAAACGCGAGAAGTCAAAGCCGCCCTCTTTCATGCGGCGTAACACGTGGGTGCTGATGTCTTCTTGATAGGCTGTGCTCATGAAACGTCCTCCTGAACCGATGGATAGACTTTCCGTGCTTCCCAGGGCCTGCGCGTGAACGGCGCAGGTGGACGGCAATGACATCGCCGCAGGAAAACAAGCATGTAGCTGACAAGACCAGACCTTAGCGATTCATTCGCTGATCTCCCTTGCAGAGTAGCGCGAAGCTATCAGCTCCACCAGCAGCGCTTTTACGACGTACAGGGAATATTCAGGGGGCGGGAGAAATATCGAGGATCTGGATACTGTTCTGATCCTTCAGGCTTTTAACCGTCGGCTCGGCGATCCGGCCGTCCAGGTCATTGAGGTCCAGTTGAGCGGGGATAGGCAGCAGTTTGGCGCGGATCATCTGTGCGGCGTCTTCGAGGCTGGGCTTCTGCGCGCAGCTGAACTGCTCCACGGACTGCACACCGTGGTCATCAACGAAGGTAACTTGCCAATTTTGCATCAGTGCCTCCTCGATAAAGCCCATGGATGGGCTCACATCTATCTGGACCTTGAGGGCGCGATGATCGTTCCGCTCAAGGCTGGAGGCACTGCTCGGTTGCGCTTAGCGCTTCTCGGCGCTTTCCTTGAGGGCTTTCAAGGTATTGAAGGGCGCTTCAACCACAAACTTGTTGGCCAACCAGGACGGTACGCTGCCACCAGGCTCGGTATGGACCTGGTAAGTCACTTCGGTCTGGTCGGCGCCTTTGGGCACCAGTTTCCAGAAACCTTCGACCTGGGCCACACGCACGTAGCCTTTCTCTTCCGGCAGGTAGGTAGGGACTTCCAGCAGCTTGCGGGTCACGCTGCCGTCGGCAGCCTGGGTCGTGGTGATTTCCAGGATCGAGTCACGATCGGTGACTGGGAACGGGGCTTTGAACTGGGTGTAGGTCCAGCTCTTGTCGCCTTCCTTCTTGAGCAGCTTCTGCGACTTGCATTCGTGAATCCACTTACAGGCACCGACGACATCGTCCTGCAGGGCCTGGATCTTGGCCAATGGCGCCTTGATCACCGTAACGCCGCGATAAGCCTTGTATTTGGACCCGGCCACTTCACTCAAGGCGACCTTGATACCTTCCTCGTCCTTGGCAACCTGCCACTCTTCTGCCTGTGCGGCAGCCGCAAACAACACCGTAAAACCGCACAACACAGCCATTCGTTTCAGCGAACCCATTGTTGTATTCCTTATTGTTGAAGTTCTGACATTAAAGCCCACTACGCCGCCGTCATCTGCTCCCACCAGCCGATCAACCTGATCGCTTCTTCCTGGCTACTACCACAGACCTCTAGATCCGCCGCGAAGGCACCGCATACCGCAGGCCGTTCAGGCAGGCCAAACAATTGGCACAGCTGTTCGACCGACAGATGCAGGCAGCGTTCGCCCGCGGGCTTGCCATTGGGCATACCGGGCAACGGCGAACTGATGGAAGGGGCGATACAGCAAGCGCCACAGCCTTCACGGCATTTCATGACCAGTAGGTCCTCGACGACAAAGTGTTGATGGCCGGGCTAGAGTACGCCCTAAAACATCCGTTTTAAAATGGTCTAACAGGGGTTTTTCGCAGAAAACAAAAGTGACCGACCAGTCTGCGACAGAAGGTCAGGGGGTAAGGTCACTTTGCCAGGCAAGATTAATTCTTGAATTCGAAATCCAGGGCCGCGCCTTCCACATCGCGCCGCTCTTCATTGCGCATTTGCAGTTGCATTTCGTTGCTCAACAGGCGGCCGTTGATCTGGAAAGCACTGTTATCGATCGGTTTCTCGCCAAACATCGGCGGCAACAACGGCACATTCTTGGGTTGCGGCATAGTGCCGAGGGGCTGCAGGTGCCGGACCATTTCCTGGGGCAGACTCAGGTCCAATTGCGCTGGCGCCAGTTTGGTCTGGGCCACTTCCCGGGCCGACTTGGACTTGTTTGCGATGGGCGCGCGCTTTTTTTCCTTGGCGGCTTTCGTAACCGGAGCGGCTTTTTTAGCCTGGGTCGTTTTTTTAGCCGGTGCCGGCTTTTGTTCGGCGGCTGCCAGCACAACTGGCGCACTGGCAGGCGCTGCCAGTACAGAAGTGGTGTTGCACAGGCTCGCCAGACAGATCAACAGCGCGGCAGGAAAAATAGAGGTCATATCGCCAACAGCATTAACGGCAGAAGGCCATATGCTCGCTTGTTGAGCGCGGCATGACAAGCGCGGTGATTAGCCAGCTACCGTTCATGCCCCGTTTTGGCGCTTCAAAAACCACCCGCAGCCTCTTGGCATAACTGGTTGGCCAGCATGCCCAGGGTCATCAGGGCTCGCTCCGCTTCTCGGTTCCACGGCGTACCGCAGTTGAGCCGAATACAGTGGTTGAACTGTTCGGTATTGCTGAAGATCAGCCCCGGCGCGATGCTGATGCCTTGCTGCAAAGCCCGCACGTGCAGCTCTTGGGTATTGACCCTGCCCGGCAGACTGACCCACAGGATAAAACCGCCCGTCGGCCGGCTCATCTGCGTGCCTTCCGGGAAATACTGCTGCACCGCTAACTGGAAGGCACTGAGGTTCTTGCGGTACTCCTGGCGAATGTAGCGCAGATGGCGGTCGTAACCGCCATTCTCCAGATACGCCGCCACGCCCATCTGCGTAACGCTGCACGCCGAATGGGTACTGAACATCTGCAGGCGCTGGATCTCCTGCTGGTATTTGCCGGCAATCATCCAGCCGATGCGCACGCCAGGGGACAGGGTCTTGGAGAAACTGGAGCAGTAGATCACCCTATCCAGGCGGTCATAGGCCTTGAGGGCCTTGGTGCGGCCCAACTCGAACATCAATTCGCCGTAGATATCGTCTTCGACGATCTGGATATCGAAATCCGAGGCCAGGCGCAGCAGCTGTTTCTGCCGTTCTTCCGGCATGGTGCCGCCCAGGGGATTACTCAGGCGCGTGGTCAACACCAGGGCCTTGATCGACCACTGGTTGGCCGCCAACTGCAGGGCTTCCAGGCTCATGCCTGTGGCCGGGTCGCTGGGAATCTCGATGACCTTGAGGCCAAGCAAGTCCGCCAGTTGCAGCAGGCCGTAATAGGTGGGCGATTCGGCGGCAATCAGGTCGCCGGGGCGAGTCAGCACCCGCAACGACATCTGCAATGCGTCGACACACCCGTGGGTGATCACCACTTCGGACGGATCGACCACCACTCCGGCATCGCGCATACGAATCGCGACCTGGCGCCGCAGCGGCTCGAAGCCCGGGCTGAACATATAGCTGAACGCCCGTGGGCTCTGAAAGCGCGTGACCTTGGCCAGTTGCTGGTGCAGCGCCCGCACCGGTAGGTAATCGACACTGGGAACAGCGGCCCCCAGCGGGAACACCCCTTCGCGACGGGATTCAACCAGGACCTGTTGGATGATACTGCTGCGGGTGACCAGGCCCGGGCGCTCGACCCGAGCGATATCCGGCGTCGGTGCGGTCAGGGCCGGCGTCTGGTGCACGTAATACCCGGACTGCGGCCGCGCACGGATCAACCCCTGGTCTTCAAGGTTGGCGTAGGCCTGTAGCACGGTGGCATGACTGACATTGAGCTGAGAGCTCATCTTGCGCACCGAAGGCACGCGCTCACCCGGTTGATAGACACCGCGCCGGATATCCTCAGCCAACTGCTGGGCGATACGTTGGTAAAGCAAGAGATTGGTCATGACGCAGCACTCGATTTCACGGGTATTTTATTTTTGTGTGAAACATACCGGCACAGTTTAGAAGTGTACGGGGACAGTTGCCACAATAGTCGAGGACGCGCGGCAGTGATAGAAAAAACTGTATGGGTTGAGCTGTGAATCGCAGGCATGAAAAACCCGATCAAAGATCGGGTTGCATAGCGGGTGCGCCACATACCCGGTAGGAGCTGGCTTGCCTGCGATGCTGGCGATGCGAGTGTTCAGATGCACCGCGCCGATGCTATCGCAGGCAAGCCAGCTCCCACATCGACCGTACGCGCACTGAGGTTCAGCGCGCGGCGCCGAGCTGGCCCTTCTCATCGGAGAAGACGATTTCCACACGCCGGTTCTGCGCACGACCACGTTCGGAAGCATTCACTTCCACCGGGTACTGATCGCCATAGCCTTCCACCTGGATGCGTTTTTCATCAATGCCCAGGTCGACCAGTACGTCCGCCACGGCCTGTGCACGGTCACGGGACAGTTTGAGGTTTTCGTGCTCGCCGCCGGTGCTATCGGTATAACCCTCGATCCGCACGACCCGCTTGGGGTTCAGTTGCAGGAACTGCACGATCTTCAGCACTGTACGGTTGGCGGAGTTTTTCAGCTCCGCCTGGCCAGTGTCGAACAGCACGTCGCCCAAGGTCATCACCAGGCCACGATCGGTCTGGGTGGTGGTCAGGCTGGCGATCTGCTCCTCCAGCCACTTGCCCTGTTGCTGCACGCTCAACAACTTGGCTTCGCGCAGCGCCAGTTGCAGGCGTTGACGCTCCAGTTCGAGCTTGGCCGCACGTTCTTCGTTGAGTACCAACTCGGTATGTTCCCGGGCGATGGCGCTATAGCGCTGGCTCAGGTAGGCGTAATGCACGACGTCGCCACCGCTGCCCCAGTAGCTGGAAAGGCGGTCGGCGCGGGCCAGGGACTCACCGGCGCGGATCACGTCCTTGGGCGCGATGCGCAATACATTGGAGTCTTCCTTGACCTTCTGGAAGTCGCTGCCAGCCTGCTGCAACGCGGCGTCGCTATTGGGATGGCTGGCGCAACCGGCGAGCAGCAGGCTGCTCAATAGCAACCCAAATGTCAGGCGGTTCATTGAGCATCTCCCAGCTGTTTGCGCAGGCGGGTGATACGAGTGTCGAGGACATTCAACTGCTCCTGACTCTTTTGCGTCAGTACCCGCGCCTCTGCCAGGCGCGCGTCGAGTTCGGCCTGTTCAGCCTGCATGCGGGCATCCTTGTAGGACTCGTCAGCCATATCGGCCTTGGCCTGGGCCAGCTTCGTCTCGGCGAGTTTCAACTCAGGCACGTCGTCAGCGACAGCGCCCACGGCGGCGGCTTGCTCCAAGGCTTGCTGGGTCAGGCGCATTTGCTCATTCGGCGCAGGATCTGCGGCACAGCCCGCCAGCGTTACTACGGCGAGGGCGGCGAAAAGAGGTCGAATAGTCACTAAAAATCCCTACTTTGTTGGGGTGCTGACGGGTTGCTGCAACTGCGTCTTCCAGCGTTCGATATTGCGCTGCAACGCGGCTTCCGTCAGACCGGACGCGGACAATTCTGTCATCTTTTTGGCGAGCTGTCCGCGCAACCACGGATCATTGCAGGCCGAGTTGTGGGAAATCGCCAGGAACAGCCCCGGCTGATCAATCGGTAGTTCACGGGCCAGCAGGTCTTTGCTCATGCCAAGGGTCTGCGCCATGGCCATGCCGGAGTAACGGCCGGCCAGCACGTAGTCCACTTCGCCAAGCAGCAGTTTCTGCAAGGCCGGGGTTACGGTTGGCAGGCGTTCCAGGGTCAGGTGTTCGCTGGCAAAGGCTTCAAACTCAGGGGACAGGCGCGCCCGCTCCGAGACCGCGCCCTTGTGGCCATGCAGGTCGGCTGCATGGGTATAGACCAGGGGCGAGTCGACGCGGGTCCACACCCGGTAATCGGCCTGCATCAGTGCCGGATGGATGTAGTCCAGGGTCTCCAGCTCGCTGACACTCAGCGGCGCATCGACCAGCATGTCCATGCGCCCGCTGCGGACTTCATCAAGGGCCAGGGAACGCTTGCCGCCATACAACAGGTCGACTTTCAACCCCAGCTCCTTGGCCACTTGTTGCAGCACGTCGGCATTGGCGCCGATCAAGTGGGTGGGGTCTTGCGGGTCTCGCCACAAATAGGGCGGCGCATCCGGGCTGCCGGTCACCACCAGGCGCTCGCATTTGCCGGCAGCGATAGACAAGGTCGGCAGCAGTGACAGGCCCAGCAGTACAGTCCAGCGACGCAGTTCCATGGCGTGGTTCCCGATCAAAAGTGGCGTGCAAAAAAAAGCCCAGTCATAAGACCGGGCTCTTTATAAGTGAAGCGGCTGGTTTAGACCAGCTTCTCCAACTCAGGTACGGCTTCGAACAAGTCCGCCACCAGGCCGTAATCAGCCACCTGGAAGATCGGTGCTTCTTCGTCCTTGTTGATCGCAACGATCACTTTGGAGTCCTTCATACCAGCCAAATGCTGGATCGCGCCGGAGATACCGACCGCGATGTACAGCTGTGGCGCCACGATCTTGCCGGTCTGGCCGACCTGCATATCGTTGGGTACGAAGCCTGCGTCGACCGCCGCGCGCGAAGCGCCGACCGCCGCGCCCAGCTTGTCGGCCAGGGCGTACAGGTGCTTGAAGTTGTCACCGTTCTGCATGCCACGCCCGCCGGAAACGACGATCTTGGCAGCGGTCAGCTCAGGACGGTCCGACTTGGCCAGCTCTTCGCCAACAAAGCTGGAAGTGCCAGCATCGTGAGCAGCAGCCACCGCTTCAACGGCAGCCGAACCACCTTCGGCGGCAACTGGGTCGAAACCGGTGGCACGCACGGTGATGACTTTGACAGCAGCAGTCGATTGCACGGTGGCAATGGCGTTACCGGCGTAGATCGGGCGCTTGAAAGTGTCGGCGCTTTCGACCGAAACGATCTCGGAGATCTGGTCAACGTCCAACTGCGCAGCAACCCGCGGCAGGATGTTTTTGCCGTTGGAGGTGGCAGCAGCCAGGATGTGGCTGTAGCCAGCGCCCAGCTCTGCAACCAGAGGGGCAACGTTTTCCGGCAATTGGTGAGCGTAGGCAGCGTTGTCGGCGGCCAGTACTTTGCTCACGCCAGCGATTTTCGCGGCGGCTTCAGCCACAGCGCCAACATTCTGGCCAGCGACCAGGACGTGGATATCACCACCGATTTTCGCAGCAGCAGCTACGGTGTTCAGGGTGGCCGGGGCCAGCACCTTGTTGTCGTGTTCTGCGATTACCAAGATAGTCATGATTAGATTACCTTCGCTTCGTTTTTCAGTTTCTCGACCAGTTCAGCCACCGACTTGACCTTGATACCCGCGCTGCGTGCAGCCGGCGCTTCGACTTTGACGGTCTTGTTGGTAGAGGCGGTGGAAACGCCCAAAGCATCCGGAGTCAGCACTTCGAGAGGCTTTTTCTTGGCTTTCATGATGTTTGGCAGGGACGCATAACGCGGCTCGTTCAAACGCAGGTCAGTGGTGACGATGGCCGGCAGTTTCAAGGAAACCGTCTGCGCGCCGCCGTCGATTTCGCGGGTCACGGCAACGCTGTCGCCGCTGACTTCGACTTTCGAAGCGAAGGTGCCCTGGCCGTAACCGGTCAGTGCAGCCAGCATCTGGCCAGTCTGGTTGTTGTCGCTGTCGATCGCCTGTTTGCCAAGGATCACCAGTTGCGGCTGTTCCTTGTCGACAACGGCCTTGAGCAGCTTGGCAACGGCCAGCGAGGTCAGTTCTTCAGCGGACTCGACGAGCACCGCGCGGTCGGCACCCAGCGCCAGGGCGGTACGCAGCTGCTCTTGAGCAGTGGTTGGACCGATGGAAACGACGACGATTTCAGTCGCAACACCTTTTTCTTTCAGGCGTACGGCTTCTTCCACGGCGATTTCGCAGAAGGGGTTCATCGACATTTTGACGTTAGCCAGATCGACGCCGGAATTGTCCGCCTTGACGCGAACTTTCACGTTGTAATCGACAACGCGTTTGACAGCTACAAGAACCTTCATGGATTCCTCGTTACTCTCCGGTGAAAAGGAAGCCGCCCGGATAAACCTGGCGGTAGATGCTCAACGGCGCACAAGGGCACCTCTAAAAACGCAGGCCGTCATGACAGGTAACGTTGCACGTACTCAACAATAAAGACCGTTCGTCAGGGGTGACTGACAAGTCATTCATCGTCGCAACGTGTAAACTGCGCGCCAGCATTACGTGCGCGTCAACCTGCATCAGCATTGCCTTGTCTTTGGACGTGGCCTTGAAACCGGCAGTCCGCCTACGGGAAGCGCAAAACCGACCGTATATTGACCGGAACACCTTTTCCGGTCAATACAGCAAAATGGTCAGATATAAGCCGCGTTGCTTTGATTTACCTAGCTTGCGGGCAATTCAAACAAACGTTTGTATTGGACGCTGAGAGTGGTGTAGATATAATGCGCCACCTAGAGAGAAAGGTGGGTCCTCCCCTGCCCTTTTGTAAGAAATTGGCGCAGAAGACGACAGATAAAACACCGAACCTCCACCCATTAGAAAAAAAACTGTTGAGCCTTGAGTAGGAGATAGCCTGTGGAACGCGAATACATGGAATTCGACGTGGTCATCGTCGGCGCAGGGCCGTCGGGCCTGTCTGCCGCCTGCCGACTGAAGCAGAAGGCCGCCGAAGCCGGTAAGGAAATCAGCGTCTGCGTGGTCGAAAAAGGCTCCGAAGTCGGCGCACACATCCTGTCCGGTGCCGTGTTTGAACCACGCGCCCTGAATGAATTGTTCCCGGACTGGAAAGAATTGGGCGCCCCGCTCAATACCCCGGTCGTGCGCGACGACATCTATGTACTGCGCAGCAGCGACAGCTCCACCAAGGTTCCAGACTTCTTTGTGCCCAAGACCATGCACAACGAAGGCAACTACATCATCTCCCTGGGCAACCTGTGCCGCTGGCTGGCCCAGCAGGCGGAGAACCTGGGCGTGGAAATCTACCCTGGCTTCGCCGCCCAGGAAGTACTGTTCGACGAGAACGGCGTGGTGCGCGGGATCATCACCGGCGACCTCGGCGTGGACCGTGAAGGCCATCCAAAAGAAGGCCTGTACACCCCCGGCATGGAACTGCGCGGCAAGTACACGCTGTTCGCCGAAGGCTGCCGCGGGCACTTGGGCAAGCAACTGATCCAGCGCTTCAACCTGGACAGCGATGCCGACGTGCAGCACTACGGCATCGGCCTCAAGGAAATCTGGGAAATCGACCCGGCCAAGCATCAGCCAGGTCTGGTGGTCCACACCGCCGGCTGGCCGCTGGACATCATGAGCAACGAGAACACCGGTGGCTCTTTCCTCTATCACCTGGAAAACAACCAGGTGGTCGTAGGCCTGATCGTCGACCTGTCCTACAGCAACACCTTCCTGTCGCCGTTCGATGAGTTCCAGCGCCTCAAGCATCACCCGGTGCTGGCCCAGTACCTGGAAGGCGGCAAGCGCATCAGCTACGGCGCGCGCGCCCTGGCCAAGGGCGGCATCAACTCGCTGCCGAAGATGGTATTCAAAGGCGGCGCCTTGATCGGTTGTGACCTGGGCACGATGAACGTGGCCAAGATCAAGGGCAGCCATACCGCAATGAAGTCCGGCATGCTCGCCGCCGACGCCGTGGCTGATCGCCTGTTCGCCGAATCTGAAGGCGGCGATGAACTGACCGCCTACGTCGACAGCTTCAAAGCCAGCTGGCTCTACGAAGAACTGTTCGCCACCCGCAACTTCGGCCCGGCGATGCACAAGTTCGGCCCGATTATCGGTGCAGGCTTCAACTGGTTCGACCAGAACATCCTCGGCGGCAAAATGCCGTTCACCCTGCATGACACCAAGCCGGACTACGCCTGCCTCAAGCTGGCCAAGGACAGCCAGAAGATCGACTACCCCAAACCCGACGGCAAGCTGAGCTTCGACAAGCTGAGCTCGGTGTTCCTCTCCAGCACCAACCATGAAGAAGAACAGCCGTGCCACTTGAAACTCAAGGACCCGAGCATCCCGATCGGCACCAACCTGCCGCTCTACGATGAACCGGCGCAGCGCTACTGCCCGGCAGGCGTGTACGAAGTCATCACTCAGGAAGACGGCGAGAAGCGCTTCCAGATCAACGCCCAGAACTGCGTGCACTGCAAGACTTGTGATATCAAGGACCCTTCGCAGAACATCACCTGGGTGACACCGGAAGGCGCGGGCGGGCCGACTTACCCGAATATGTAAGCCACCTGCTTGAAAATGAGGCTCTCCACTGGAGAGCCTTTTTTATGGCCGACGCAAATCTAATGTGGGAGCGAGGTATCTCTGGGGATTTACGCGGCGCGTTCTTCACCCGGGTTGCGCAGGAAATAGCGCTTATATTCCCGACTGAACTGCGACGTACTCTGATACCCCACGTTATGCGCCGCCTGCGCCACGCCCATGCCTTCCACCAGCAACAACTGCTGGGCCTTGAGCAGGCGCAGACGCTTGAGGTACTGCACCGGCGACAACAAGGTGCAACGCTTGAAGTGCTCATGGAACGTCGACGCACTCATATGTGCATAACCGGCCAGGGTCTCGATGTTCAGGGGTTCGGCGTAATGGGCATGCAAGTGGTTCAAGGACGTGGCAATCCGCGAGAACTGCCCCTGCTGTTCCACCAAGGCGCGCAGTACATCGGCCTGGGGCCCGCGCAAGGCGGTGAACAACAACTCCCGCACCCGGGCCGGCCCCATGATCCGGGCTTCCAATGGATCGTGCAGGCACTGCAACAGCCGCTCGACGCAACCGCGCATCGCGTCATCCAGTACCACCGAGCTCATCGACTCCAACGTCTGCGCCGTCGGCGGTGGGCCAGCCTGCATGCCCATAGCCATCACCAGCTCGCCCAACACCACCCGATCAATGCCCACAGTCACCCCATACAGCGGGGCGTCGGCGGCCATGGCAAACGTCTCGCACTCGAACGGCACCGGCATCGCCTGGATCAGGTAATGCCCGGCGCCATATTCCAGGGTGCACGGCCCCAGGTACGCGACCTTGCTGCCCTGGGCCACGAACATCAGGCTCGGTTCATAGATCTGCGGCCCGCGCGCTACGTCGCAACTGGCGCGCAACACCTTCACGCCCGCCAGGTGAGTCGGGGAAAAACCATCGCGGGGCGTCAGCCCCTCAATCAAAGAAACCAGCGTGGCGTTGGCATCAAGATGGCGAGTCAACAACATGGCAAAAACTTCGCGAAAAAGGGATGAGAACATCATCGCAGGTCTGGCGGCCAATGAATCCAATCCTGGGGCACTCCCGGACGAATAGGCATGAGACTCGGAGCATTTGCCATGTTCGCCCACCGGCTCCACGCGCAGAATTCGCCACCTTTCCCGTTCAAGCTTTTGCGAGGTTTTCACCATGTACACCGCCATCGGTTACGCCGCCCAGTCGGCCACCACGCCCCTCGCCCCCATGTCCTTCGAGCGCCGCAGCCCGCGAGCCGATGACGTGGCGATCGAGATCCTCTACTGCGGCGTCTGCCACTCCGACATCCACCAGGCGCGCAACGAATGGGGCATCGCCGTCTACCCGCTGATGCCAGGCCACGAGATTGTCGGCAAGGTCACTGCCGTCGGCGCCAGCGTCACTGACCATAAAGTCGGCGACTTGGTCGGCGTGGGCTGCATGGTGGATTCGTGCCGCCACTGCGAAGCCTGCAAATCAGACCTGGAGCAATACTGCCTCGAAGGCCCGACCATGACCTATGCCACCCCGGATCGGGTGGACGGCAGCAACACCATGGGCGGCTATTCCGACAGCATCGTGGTCAGCGAGCACTTCGTGGTGAAGATTCCGGCCAAGCTCGACCTGGCCAGCGCCGCACCGATCCTCTGCGCAGGCATCACCACCTACTCGCCGCTCAAGCACTATGGGGTCAAGGCGGGCGATAAAGTCGGGATTCTCGGCATGGGCGGCCTGGGCCATATGGGCATCAAGTTCGCCAAGGCCATGGGTGCCGAAGTGACGCTGTTCACCCGCTCCGCGAGCAAGGCAGAAGAAGGCCGTCGCCAGGGCGCCGATCACGTGATCGTGTCCACCGACGCCGAGCAGATGAAGGCAGCAGCCGGCAGTTTCGACTTCCTGCTGGATACCATTCCGGTGCAGCACGACCTGAACCCCTACCTCGACGTCCTGCGTTTTGACGGCGTGCACATCCTGGTGGGTTTGATCGAACCGGTCGACCCACCGGTCAACGCAGCGAAGCTGGTATTGGGTCGTAAAGTCCTGGCCGGCTCGCTGATCGGCGGCATTGCCGAAACCCAGGAAGTCCTGGATTTCTGCGCCGAGCATGGCATTACCTGCGACATCGAAATGCTCGATATCCGCCAGATCAACGAGGCCTATGCGCGCATGATTGCTGGCGACGTGAAGTACCGCTTCGTGATCGACATGACCACCCTGAAGGCTTGATCAGGCCTTCGCCCCCAACTCCGCTGACAGCCGTGCTGCGACCTGTTTGACCACAGGAATCAGCTCGGCCATTTTTTCCAGCGGCATGTAGGGCACCGTACTGGCGATGCTGATGCCGGCGACAATCCGCCGGCTGGCATCGCGCACGGGCGCGGCCACACAGCGGATCGACGGTTCGTTGTCTTCCAGGTCGAACGCATAGCCGCCCGCGACATACTCGCGCATGCGTTGCTCGAATTGCTCCCAGGATTGTTCCGGGTGCTGCGGCCAGTGCAGGTTTTTCCCGCCTACCGGCAAGCTGGCCTGATACAGGCGCTGCCATTCCTCTTGCGAATCATCGAGCAACAAGGCCTTGCCGATCCCGGTACGTGCCAGGGGCATGCGGTGGCCGACCCGCGAGCGCATTTCCGGGCCGTTGCGCCCAGGATTCTTGTGCAGGTACAGCACATCGTCGTATTCGCGGATCGCCAGGTGGATGGTGTCGCCAGTCAGCGCCGACAGCTCATCCAGATAAGGCATCGCCAGCGTCACCAGCGGCAGTTCTTCCCGGGCCTGGAAGCCCAACTCGATCAGCTTGGGGCCCAGCAGGTAGCCGACTTGCGGCACTACCCGCAGG
The Pseudomonas hygromyciniae genome window above contains:
- a CDS encoding START domain-containing protein translates to MGSLKRMAVLCGFTVLFAAAAQAEEWQVAKDEEGIKVALSEVAGSKYKAYRGVTVIKAPLAKIQALQDDVVGACKWIHECKSQKLLKKEGDKSWTYTQFKAPFPVTDRDSILEITTTQAADGSVTRKLLEVPTYLPEEKGYVRVAQVEGFWKLVPKGADQTEVTYQVHTEPGGSVPSWLANKFVVEAPFNTLKALKESAEKR
- a CDS encoding YkgJ family cysteine cluster protein, giving the protein MKCREGCGACCIAPSISSPLPGMPNGKPAGERCLHLSVEQLCQLFGLPERPAVCGAFAADLEVCGSSQEEAIRLIGWWEQMTAA
- a CDS encoding translation initiation factor 2, encoding MTSIFPAALLICLASLCNTTSVLAAPASAPVVLAAAEQKPAPAKKTTQAKKAAPVTKAAKEKKRAPIANKSKSAREVAQTKLAPAQLDLSLPQEMVRHLQPLGTMPQPKNVPLLPPMFGEKPIDNSAFQINGRLLSNEMQLQMRNEERRDVEGAALDFEFKN
- a CDS encoding aminotransferase-like domain-containing protein, producing the protein MTNLLLYQRIAQQLAEDIRRGVYQPGERVPSVRKMSSQLNVSHATVLQAYANLEDQGLIRARPQSGYYVHQTPALTAPTPDIARVERPGLVTRSSIIQQVLVESRREGVFPLGAAVPSVDYLPVRALHQQLAKVTRFQSPRAFSYMFSPGFEPLRRQVAIRMRDAGVVVDPSEVVITHGCVDALQMSLRVLTRPGDLIAAESPTYYGLLQLADLLGLKVIEIPSDPATGMSLEALQLAANQWSIKALVLTTRLSNPLGGTMPEERQKQLLRLASDFDIQIVEDDIYGELMFELGRTKALKAYDRLDRVIYCSSFSKTLSPGVRIGWMIAGKYQQEIQRLQMFSTHSACSVTQMGVAAYLENGGYDRHLRYIRQEYRKNLSAFQLAVQQYFPEGTQMSRPTGGFILWVSLPGRVNTQELHVRALQQGISIAPGLIFSNTEQFNHCIRLNCGTPWNREAERALMTLGMLANQLCQEAAGGF
- a CDS encoding OmpA family protein produces the protein MNRLTFGLLLSSLLLAGCASHPNSDAALQQAGSDFQKVKEDSNVLRIAPKDVIRAGESLARADRLSSYWGSGGDVVHYAYLSQRYSAIAREHTELVLNEERAAKLELERQRLQLALREAKLLSVQQQGKWLEEQIASLTTTQTDRGLVMTLGDVLFDTGQAELKNSANRTVLKIVQFLQLNPKRVVRIEGYTDSTGGEHENLKLSRDRAQAVADVLVDLGIDEKRIQVEGYGDQYPVEVNASERGRAQNRRVEIVFSDEKGQLGAAR
- a CDS encoding DUF4398 domain-containing protein, with amino-acid sequence MTIRPLFAALAVVTLAGCAADPAPNEQMRLTQQALEQAAAVGAVADDVPELKLAETKLAQAKADMADESYKDARMQAEQAELDARLAEARVLTQKSQEQLNVLDTRITRLRKQLGDAQ
- a CDS encoding substrate-binding periplasmic protein, translating into MELRRWTVLLGLSLLPTLSIAAGKCERLVVTGSPDAPPYLWRDPQDPTHLIGANADVLQQVAKELGLKVDLLYGGKRSLALDEVRSGRMDMLVDAPLSVSELETLDYIHPALMQADYRVWTRVDSPLVYTHAADLHGHKGAVSERARLSPEFEAFASEHLTLERLPTVTPALQKLLLGEVDYVLAGRYSGMAMAQTLGMSKDLLARELPIDQPGLFLAISHNSACNDPWLRGQLAKKMTELSASGLTEAALQRNIERWKTQLQQPVSTPTK
- a CDS encoding electron transfer flavoprotein subunit alpha/FixB family protein, translating into MTILVIAEHDNKVLAPATLNTVAAAAKIGGDIHVLVAGQNVGAVAEAAAKIAGVSKVLAADNAAYAHQLPENVAPLVAELGAGYSHILAAATSNGKNILPRVAAQLDVDQISEIVSVESADTFKRPIYAGNAIATVQSTAAVKVITVRATGFDPVAAEGGSAAVEAVAAAHDAGTSSFVGEELAKSDRPELTAAKIVVSGGRGMQNGDNFKHLYALADKLGAAVGASRAAVDAGFVPNDMQVGQTGKIVAPQLYIAVGISGAIQHLAGMKDSKVIVAINKDEEAPIFQVADYGLVADLFEAVPELEKLV
- a CDS encoding electron transfer flavoprotein subunit beta/FixA family protein, which gives rise to MKVLVAVKRVVDYNVKVRVKADNSGVDLANVKMSMNPFCEIAVEEAVRLKEKGVATEIVVVSIGPTTAQEQLRTALALGADRAVLVESAEELTSLAVAKLLKAVVDKEQPQLVILGKQAIDSDNNQTGQMLAALTGYGQGTFASKVEVSGDSVAVTREIDGGAQTVSLKLPAIVTTDLRLNEPRYASLPNIMKAKKKPLEVLTPDALGVSTASTNKTVKVEAPAARSAGIKVKSVAELVEKLKNEAKVI